Genomic segment of Streptomyces longhuiensis:
TGATCGCCGACGGTCACCGCTCCATCGGCTTCGTCGGCAATCCACCCGCTCTGTTCACCGGCGCGGAGCGCTTCCGAGGCTACCGGGCGGCCCACGAGGAGGCCGGACTGACCCCCCGCGAGGAATGGATCAGCAAGGGCTCGTACGACATCCCCGGGGCCGAGGCGGCGGCGCGTCAACTCCTCGACCGCACGGACGCACCGACAGCGCTGTTCTGCACGAACAACCGCATCACTCTCGGCGCCTACCGTGCCGTGCGGGGCCTGCGCAGCGGCACCGCACTTGCCGCATTCGACGACTTCGAGATGGCAGACCTGCTGGACGTGCCGGTCACCGTCGTCGCCTATGACGCCGACGAAGTAGGACGCCGCGCCGCCCGTCTGCTGCTCGACCGCATCGGCGAGAACCCGGCCACGCCACAGCAGCCGCCCCGCAGGACGGTCGTCCCCACTCACATCGTGCACCACACGGGCGCCTGACCTCACAGGGGTCACCGCCCGGCACATGCCCAACTCGAAGTCACTTGCAGAGGGACGCATGTCGCGTCGGTCGTAAGTACTGGTCGGCACCCGCCGCACACGGGCCGCACCCTGCGAGCGCGAACCCTACCCAGGCAGTTCCGTGCGCTCCCACCACTCGTACACGGGCAACAGACCCTGCGAGGTCTCCTCCTGACGTGTCGTGACCTTGAAGTGCTCGTACCCCCCGCGGAAGGGCACTTTGATGTCGATTCCAGGTGTGGAGACGGAGACGATCCGCTCAGGAAGATCGTCAGGACCGCCCTCGAGAACTGCTTTCGCGTCGACCATGACCAGATCTTCCCCGCAGGCCCGACCGGCTCCTTCATGACGCGCCGACCCGTCTGCCACTCCCCGAGGTTCCTGGAGGGCAGTGGCGCGGCGGCCGAAGCCGCAACCTGCGGATGCGACTCCAGTCGGGCGGCGCCAACTGGTCTCATCCCGACGCAGCACGGCCGCTCCGGCTCCTGCCTGGAACGAGCATGGTCCGCAGGGGTAGGCCGTAGAGCCTGCCGCTGGAGAACCCCCGTCCGCGGTGGGGGGATACGACTGTCGACCGCGTGTTGCGAGTCGCGTGTCGCGACGGTTCTGGGCCATAGCGAGAGGTCATCGGCGTGCCTCGATTCCGGCCCCTCATGGGGTGCGTCAAGCAAGCAATCTGATCTCCCCAGAGGCATAGAGTGAGGGCTTCCCGCGACCTGCTTCGGAGGTGTCCGCCCGGTGGCCGATAGCTTTGTTCACCTGCACAATCACACCGAATACTCGATGCTCGACGGCGCTCAGAAGCTGAAGCCGATGTTCGCCGAAGTCGAGCGGCAGGGCATGCCCGCGGTCGCCATGAGTGACCACGGAAACATGTTCGGTGCGTACGAGTTCCACAAGGTGTCCACGGGCTTCAACGGCGTCAAGCCGATCATCGGGATCGAGGCGTACGTCGCCCCTTCCTCGCGGCGTAATCGGAAGCAGGAGTTCTGGGGGCCCGGCGGGCAGCGGGCCATGTCGGACGGCGGCGAAGGCTCGAAGGACGTCAGCGGCGGCGGGCGCTTCACGCACATGACGATGTGGGCGCAGAACGTGGCCGGTCTGCGCAATCTGTTCTACCTGTCCACCGAGGCCTCGTATTCGGGCCAGTTCCCGGCCGGCAAGCCGCGCATGGACAGGGAGCTGATCAGCGAGCACGCCGAGGGAATCATCGCGACGACCGGATGTCCGTCCGGTGCGATCCAGACCCGGCTGCGTCTGAAGCAGTACGACGAGGCGCGCGAGGTCGCAGCCGCGTACCAGGACATTTTCGGCCGGGAGAACTACTTCCTCGAGCTGATGGATCACGGCCTGTCCATCGAGCGGGACGTCCGCGACGGATTGCTGCGCCTGGCCAAGGACTTGAAGATCCCACTCCTTGCCACCAACGACGCCCACTACATCCACGCGGACCAGGCCGACGCACACGACAACCTGCTGTGCATCGGCGTCGGCAAGAACAAGGCCGACGAGAAACGCTTCCGGTTCTCCGGTAACGACTACTACCTGAAGACCGCGGAGCAGATGCGCGATCTCTTCTCCGAGATGCCGGAGGCCTGCGACAACACGCTCCTGATCGCGGAGCGCGTCGAGTCGTACGACGAGGTCTTCGACAACATCGACGAGATGCCGCAGTTCCCTGACGTCCCCGAAGGGGAGACGCAGGAGTCGTGGCTGCGCAAAGAGGTCATGAAGGGCCTCGTCATGCGCTACGGCGACCCCGTCCCGGCCGAGGTCCTCGAGCGTTTCGAGACCGAGATGACGGTCATCGGCCCGATGGGGTTCTCCTCGTACTTCCTCGTCGTCGCCGACATCTGCAAGTACGCGCGCGACAACAAGGTGCCTGTGGGGCCGGGCCGTGGATCGGCCACCGGATCGATCGTGGCGTATGCGACGCGCATCACCGAGCTGTGTCCCCTGGAACACGGCCTGCTGTTCGAGCGGTTCCTCAACCCCGAGCGCATCAACCCGCCGGATGTGGACCTCGACTTCGACGACCGCCAGCGCGACTTCATGGTCCGCTACGTCGTCGAGAAGTACGGCGACGAGTACACCGCCATGGTCAACACCTTCGGCAAGATCAAGGCCAAGAACGCGATCAAGGACAGCTCGCGCATCCTCGGCTACCCCTTCCAGCACGGCGAGCGCATCACCAAAGCCCTGCCCGACGACATCATGGGCAAGTCCATCCCGCTGGACGGAATCTTCGACTCCTCACACCCCCGCTACGGCGAGTGCGGCGAGATCCGGCAGATGTACGAGAACGAGCCGGACGTCAAGAAGGTCGTCGACACGGCCAAGGGCGTCGAGGGCCTGACCCGCGGCACCGGCGTGCACGCGGCCGCGGTCATTCTGTCCAAGACCAAGCTGACCGACCGGATCCCGCTGCACATGCGGGCCAAGGACGGCGTCAAGATCACCGGGTTCGACTACCCAAGCTGCGAAGACATGGGCTTGGTGAAGATGGACTTCCTGGGGCTACGGAACCTGGGAGTCATCGACCACGCCATCCAGAACATCCGCGAGAACCGCGCTGTTCACCTGGCAACCGTCGACCCGGGCAACGGCGACACGAGCCAGGTCGTCATCCCGCTCGACGACAAGACCACCTACGAGCTCCTGGCCTCCGGCGATACCTTCGGCGTCTTCCAGCTCGACGGCGGGGGCATGCGGACCCTGCTCAAGGCGATGGAGCCGACCCGGTTCGAAGACATCGCGGCCGCCCTCGCGCTGTACCGCCCTGGCCCGATGGCCGCGAACGCACACATGAACTACGCGCACCGCAAAACGGGGCGCCAGGAAATCCAGCCGATTCACCCTGAACTCGAGGAAGCCCTGGAGCCGATCCTCGGCAACACGTTCCACCTGCTCATCTACCAAGAGCAGATCATGGCGATCGCCCGGCAACTCGCCGGATACACGCTCGGCGGCGCCGACCTGCTGCGCCGCGCGATGGGCAAGAAGAAGCCAGAGGTGCTGGCCGCCGAGTGGGAGAAGTTCCACGCCGGCATGCGGGGCAACGACTACTCCGAGGAGTCCATCAAAGCCCTGTGGGACGTCATGCTCCCGTTCTCCGGCTATGCGTTCAACAAGTCCCACACCGCCGGATACGGGCTTGTCTCCTACTGGACGGCCTACCTGAAGGCCAACTATCCGGCCGAGTACATGGCCGCGCTGCTCACCTCCGTCGGGGACGACAAAGACAAGGCCGGTATCTATCTGGCGGACGCCCGCAAGATGGGCGTCACCGTCCTGCAGCCGGACGTCAACGAATCGGTCGCCGAGTTCGCGGCCATCGGCGACGACGTCCGCTTCGGCCTGCGGTCGGTCCGCAACGTCGGCGACAACGTCATCGAGTCGGTCATCGCAGGACGTAAGGCCGGCGGGAAGTTCAGCAACTTCGCCGACTTCCTGGACAAGGTCGACCTGCCCGCGCTCAACAAGCGCGCCATCGAGTCTCTGATCAAGGCCGGTGCCTTCGACTCGCTCGGCCACAGCCGTAAGGGCCTCTCCGCGGCCCACGAGTACGCCATCGACGCGGTCGTACCCGTGAAGAAGGCCGCGGCGTACGGGCAGGACGATCTGTTCGCCGGCCAGGGCGAAGACGGCGACGACAGCCAGACCTTCGGCGTCGACATCAAGCTCGACGAAAGCGAATGGCCCCGCAAGCAACTCCTGTCGACGGAGCGGGAGATGCTCGGCATGTACGTCTCCGCGCACCCGCTGGACGGCACCGAGAACATCCTGGCCGCCAACCGGGACACCACGATCCCCGAACTGATCGCCTCCGGCCGCACCGAAGGCGTCGTACGCCTCGCCGGACTCATCACCAGCGTGCAGCCCAAGATGACCAAGCAGGGAAACCCCTGGGCGATCGTCAACTTGGCTGACCGCGACGGCCAACTGGAAGTACTTTTCTTCCCCGCGACGTACACGCTCGTCATGGGCGCACTCGTCGAGGACAGCGTGATCTCCGTCCAGGGCCGCATCAACGACCGGGACGGCACGATCAACCTGGCCGGTCAGGAGCTCCAGGTCCTCGACGTGACCTCCGCCGAACGCAGCGGTGTCGCCCCGATCCAACTCCATCTGCCGTACCACCGGGTCAACGACCCATCCGTACGCGAGCTGAAGCGCATCCTTCATGCGCACCCCGGGCCCAATCCTGTCCGCCTGAGCATTCAGGGACCACGCAAGACGACGGTCTACGTACTCCAGGACACCGTCGACGCAGGATCGATCGCGTCCGACATCAAGGGCACGTTCGGTCAGGACACATGGCAGGGCGTCACGTGACCAACTCCCGTGATGAAGACATCCTCCTCAACCTCGACGACGTGCCCCCGTGCACGCGCTGCGTCAATGACGCACTGCTCAGGGCTCGCTTCAGCTATTCATGGAAGAACGCCTCCGGGGAGATCGTTTCCGGTATCCGCATGGCGGAACTGTGCCCGGCCTGCGATCAGGGCCGGCCTGCGGCAGACGAGTTGCTGACGCTGCTCATGGTCGACGAGCGCCTGGACACGCAGAGGATGGTCGAATTCGGAGGCCTCGTGGCCGCGTGGGTCGAGTCCGTACGACACCACACCGTCGACATGCGGCTCCTCGACGACGAGCTCCTGCGCCACGGCGACCTCTGAACCACAGGTGGCGCGCAGGTCCACGGTGCGCGCCACCTTGTCGGGCTTGGCGTGGCCGCGAGCCACTTGCCCGGCCCCCGGACTCGGGGGTCCGCCCGTCAAACCTCATCGCGGACCTTGACGGGCACCGGGATGCCCGTACTCCCCCACGGCCGGCGCCGTCAGATCGATGGGAAGTACACGGTCACGCTTCTTGCCACCTTTGCCGGCTGGTGCTCGCCCAGCGGATCTTGTTTGACCTTGACACGGTGACAAGGCCTTAACTGCTCGCCAAGGAGGTGGTCTCGATGACGATCACGAGACAGGACACGGACGCGACAGGGGCGCTTGAGGGGTTGGAGGACGATCGTTCGTCCGTGCGGCTGCGGGCTGCCCTGGCGGTCGGCACGACGCCTGACCCTCGCTTCATCAACAAGCTGATCGAGCGATGCGCGATCGAGCCCGAGTTCTTCGTCCGCGACATGCTGACTTGGGCGCTCACCCGCCACCCGGTATCCATGACGCTTCCCGCGCTGCTGCGCGAAGTCCGCTCGGAGCAGACGCAGGCACGGAGCCAAGCGCTGCACACACTGTCCAAGGTCGGGGACCGGCAGGCGTGGCCGGCCATCACACGGACGCTCCTGTCCGACGCCGACGACGAGGTGGCGCGCAGCGCCTGGCGGGCCGCGGTCGTACTCGTCCCCGAAGGGGAGGAATCCGCGTTGGCCACGGTATTGGCGACGCAGCTCGGGCGCGGTGGGCGGCAGACGCATCTGAGCCTCAGCAGGGCGCTGGTCGCACTGGGGGACGTGATTGTGCCGGCTCTGCTTGCTGCGACAACGGCCCCTGACCCGCGTGTGCGCGCACACGCGCTCGCCACACAACGGCTGCTGCACGAGCCGGACACCGGATTCGAGTGCGCGATCGAGGAGGCGAAGCGCGTAGTGGCCCTCGGCGGGTCCGGCCAGGAGGGACACTAGAACGTGTTGATCGGTGAGGTGGCGCGACGGTCCGGGGTCAGTGCCCGCATGCTCAGGCATTACGAGTCGCTCGGTCTGGTGCGTCCTTCGGGGCGTACGGGCTCCGGCTATCGGGAGTACTCCGGCGAGGACGTCCGGCGGATCTTCCATATCGAGAGCCTGCGGTCGCTGGGTTTGTCGCTGCGTGAGATCGGGCGCGCGCTCGACGATCCCGGCTTCACGCCCTCGACGCTCGTCGTCGACCTCATCCGTCAGACGCGCGAACGTATCGCGGCGGAGACCGAGTTGCTCACACGGCTACGCCGGATCGATGCCGCGGACCCGTCCGGCTGGCAGGACGTCCTCCAGATCGTTGCGCTCCTCCAGGCACTGGGGTCGAAGAGCGCCAACGCGCGTCAGCGCGCCGCTCTTTCCTCGGTCGACGAGGTTCCGGTGCCGGTCGAGGCCCTGGTCGAGGCAGCGCTGAGCGAAGCGGATCCGAACGTCGCCGGGGCCCTTCGATGGGCGCTGGCGCGATCGGGCGGCCGCGGCCCGGCACTGCTGGCGGAGGGCCTCGGCTCACCGGTGGCCGCGGTGCGGGAGCGTGCCGTTCAGTCCCTCGCCGAGCTGCCCGGTGACGAGGCCACCGAGCAGCTGCGGGATGCGCTCGCGAACCCCGATGTCGTGGTCCGCGGGCATGCGGCTTTGGCACTTGGGGCACGTGGTGAGGCTGATGCGGTCCCGACGCTCATCGACATGATCGTGGCGGGAAGGAACGACACCGACGCAGCCGATGCACTGAGCGTGCTGGCGAGCGACACCGCGACGACGGATCAGATCGCAGCCAGGCTCGTCGACCGCCTCGCCCATGACACCACGCAGGCGCCTGCACGCGGGCGGCTGACCCAGGCGCTGGCGGGCATCTCGGGGACCAGGGCGTCACATGCCCTCGTGGAACTGTCCCGTGACGCGGACCGTGCCGTTGCGCTGACCGCGGCGTACCTCCTGCAACGACGCGACGCACAGTGACAGATCTCTTCTGGGGAGCCGCGTACATGGCCCGCGTGGCGAAGGGGTCTCGCACAGAGGGACCCGCGTCTCCAATCCCTCATCGTCGAGGACCGTCCGGCCCGCCAGATGTGTCATGAGGAGCAATGGATACTCGCAATGCGCGGCGGTCGGATCAACCGCGACCAGTCCGGGAGCCAGCACCCCAGTCCCTGGGAGCCGGGTCAGGGCGCCAGCCTCTCTGCTCAGCCAGTCCTCGGCGTCCTCCACGTTGACGAAGGTCCGCAGCACCAGGTCACGGGTACCTCCGTCCCTCTTACCAATGGTCAGTCTCCGCATTTCGGCAGTGATGCCGCCGTGCAACGCCTCAGTTCTGACGATCCGTTCGCCGACCTCCAGGTGCCGGCTCACCCAAGGCAGTGTCAACGGTCGCACAGCCGCCGCCTCGTCGTCGTTGGTCACCGTGCCACCTCGTCATCCGGACGGCGACACGCGCGAAAGTTTTAATGGAGGCGATAGCCATGCTGCTCAGTCAGGAGACCCAACCGGCACCAGGCTGACCTGACAGCTCCGAAGCCTGCCCGGCGAACTTTCCGCGAACAGCACTCAGTGCGGCAGTGCCGGAAACGCAGGCGACCTCAAGCATCAATCCCACCAAAGCGCGAGGAGAAGGTGCCGTCGGGCCCGCGACTCGGTAGAAGTCGCAGAAACCGCCGAAATGCCGAGTCAGATATTGCGCGGGATCATCGTCCAACAGCCGTGCCTCATGGGCAATCCACCGAGCGCTGTAGATGGCCCGACTGGCGGCCAAGTGCACGCTCAGTTCCGCGGGGGCAGTGCCAAGGCCTGAACAAGCGCATCGGCGACGCGCTCCGAGTGATCCGGCAGATGCTCGGTGACCCAACCAGCGGCCAGGCCAAGGAAGTCGACAAGATCCCTTTCTGCGCCTGCCAATAGGCGACGAAGCTCGCTTGTGGAAACCTCGATCCATTGACCGTTGTCGGCGTCGGCGTCAGCGGTAAGGCGGACGATGGAGCCGTGGAGTTCGGCGGCAGGCGAGGGATCATGGCCAAACCACGCTGCGGAAGCACCCCCGTCGAGAACTTCCCACCAGTCGCCTCGGTCCTCCAGGCCGCTACAACACCCCGGCACCACACGGGTGCCGGTATCGGAGTCGACCACCTGCAGCCCGCCCGCCGCAAACAGTGGGTCCATGGTCAGGAGCCCATGGAGGAAGCTCCCGAGTGGGTCGTCAGGACGTGGCGGACGGTCGTCTGTGGGGTCAATGTCATTGCAAGCGGCCAGAGCCATCACCGCCGTACCGACCTCGTCCGGCGTCAGATGTCCATCGAGCGCCAGGAACGTGTAGGGCTCGGCAGCTGAGACCGGCCAGAGGTCAAAGCCCACGCGGTTGGGGATTTCGAGGACAGGTCGGACAGTGATCACCCCAGGGATGATGTCTCAGGACCTTCATGGACGCACGGGCATTTCTGTCCTGCTGGGAATCGCGGATCGGCATCCCTCCACGCCGCTCACGGGCTTCAATCGGCATGTGGGTCGTTGTACGTTGCGCCCTGCCGCAGAAAAAGGAGGCGCTCCGGCGTCGGCGCAGCAGGCAGGATCGCAGCATGTCCACTGAGCTCAGCGGGTTGATCGAGTGCCGGCCGGGTGCCCGTCTCTGGGGCCCTGACGACGAAGACTCTGTATGGCACGCCGCCATCGATTTGTGGCTGCTCAACATCGGCAACGCCTACGACGCGCTTGCCTGCCTCTTCGGGATCCGAAACTCGTTCGGCTTCCTGCCGCTCACCGAGAACCGTGGGCTCCCCACCGACGCCTCCGACGCCCTGACCTCCGGTTACGTGGCTTACGGGCCCGACGTACACGGCGCCACATGGATCACCTGGGCCGAGCTGCTCTCGGCCGACTGGCGCGAGACGGACCGCTCCGGCGCCCGCAGCCGGGCGCAGGTAGCTGGTGACGCCTCGCACTGGGCTCCCGCATGG
This window contains:
- a CDS encoding DUF5988 family protein; the protein is MVDAKAVLEGGPDDLPERIVSVSTPGIDIKVPFRGGYEHFKVTTRQEETSQGLLPVYEWWERTELPG
- a CDS encoding HEAT repeat domain-containing protein yields the protein MTITRQDTDATGALEGLEDDRSSVRLRAALAVGTTPDPRFINKLIERCAIEPEFFVRDMLTWALTRHPVSMTLPALLREVRSEQTQARSQALHTLSKVGDRQAWPAITRTLLSDADDEVARSAWRAAVVLVPEGEESALATVLATQLGRGGRQTHLSLSRALVALGDVIVPALLAATTAPDPRVRAHALATQRLLHEPDTGFECAIEEAKRVVALGGSGQEGH
- a CDS encoding DUF6300 family protein; the protein is MTNSRDEDILLNLDDVPPCTRCVNDALLRARFSYSWKNASGEIVSGIRMAELCPACDQGRPAADELLTLLMVDERLDTQRMVEFGGLVAAWVESVRHHTVDMRLLDDELLRHGDL
- a CDS encoding MerR family transcriptional regulator is translated as MLIGEVARRSGVSARMLRHYESLGLVRPSGRTGSGYREYSGEDVRRIFHIESLRSLGLSLREIGRALDDPGFTPSTLVVDLIRQTRERIAAETELLTRLRRIDAADPSGWQDVLQIVALLQALGSKSANARQRAALSSVDEVPVPVEALVEAALSEADPNVAGALRWALARSGGRGPALLAEGLGSPVAAVRERAVQSLAELPGDEATEQLRDALANPDVVVRGHAALALGARGEADAVPTLIDMIVAGRNDTDAADALSVLASDTATTDQIAARLVDRLAHDTTQAPARGRLTQALAGISGTRASHALVELSRDADRAVALTAAYLLQRRDAQ
- the dnaE gene encoding DNA polymerase III subunit alpha, which codes for MADSFVHLHNHTEYSMLDGAQKLKPMFAEVERQGMPAVAMSDHGNMFGAYEFHKVSTGFNGVKPIIGIEAYVAPSSRRNRKQEFWGPGGQRAMSDGGEGSKDVSGGGRFTHMTMWAQNVAGLRNLFYLSTEASYSGQFPAGKPRMDRELISEHAEGIIATTGCPSGAIQTRLRLKQYDEAREVAAAYQDIFGRENYFLELMDHGLSIERDVRDGLLRLAKDLKIPLLATNDAHYIHADQADAHDNLLCIGVGKNKADEKRFRFSGNDYYLKTAEQMRDLFSEMPEACDNTLLIAERVESYDEVFDNIDEMPQFPDVPEGETQESWLRKEVMKGLVMRYGDPVPAEVLERFETEMTVIGPMGFSSYFLVVADICKYARDNKVPVGPGRGSATGSIVAYATRITELCPLEHGLLFERFLNPERINPPDVDLDFDDRQRDFMVRYVVEKYGDEYTAMVNTFGKIKAKNAIKDSSRILGYPFQHGERITKALPDDIMGKSIPLDGIFDSSHPRYGECGEIRQMYENEPDVKKVVDTAKGVEGLTRGTGVHAAAVILSKTKLTDRIPLHMRAKDGVKITGFDYPSCEDMGLVKMDFLGLRNLGVIDHAIQNIRENRAVHLATVDPGNGDTSQVVIPLDDKTTYELLASGDTFGVFQLDGGGMRTLLKAMEPTRFEDIAAALALYRPGPMAANAHMNYAHRKTGRQEIQPIHPELEEALEPILGNTFHLLIYQEQIMAIARQLAGYTLGGADLLRRAMGKKKPEVLAAEWEKFHAGMRGNDYSEESIKALWDVMLPFSGYAFNKSHTAGYGLVSYWTAYLKANYPAEYMAALLTSVGDDKDKAGIYLADARKMGVTVLQPDVNESVAEFAAIGDDVRFGLRSVRNVGDNVIESVIAGRKAGGKFSNFADFLDKVDLPALNKRAIESLIKAGAFDSLGHSRKGLSAAHEYAIDAVVPVKKAAAYGQDDLFAGQGEDGDDSQTFGVDIKLDESEWPRKQLLSTEREMLGMYVSAHPLDGTENILAANRDTTIPELIASGRTEGVVRLAGLITSVQPKMTKQGNPWAIVNLADRDGQLEVLFFPATYTLVMGALVEDSVISVQGRINDRDGTINLAGQELQVLDVTSAERSGVAPIQLHLPYHRVNDPSVRELKRILHAHPGPNPVRLSIQGPRKTTVYVLQDTVDAGSIASDIKGTFGQDTWQGVT